A single genomic interval of Meleagris gallopavo isolate NT-WF06-2002-E0010 breed Aviagen turkey brand Nicholas breeding stock chromosome 6, Turkey_5.1, whole genome shotgun sequence harbors:
- the LOC104911589 gene encoding uncharacterized protein LOC104911589 produces the protein MHTLLLPLPQIQTLPQKCITSLERSWLAFDCSTPGKKKYFVASVPLDLDQLLLCVAIPFRLSSSCPQFELKRGLVPILQPETQRSGFQNASNPQLAAKSDGDEWPRRPLRKKKEIKKSDSLQGKSHVKYQQSSISGGTEGKAPLQKCPRIVTRQCPRPHEQQQLRLSVCFADGQSPVCVQLFFVFFFFLVAVKFRGGRETWAVS, from the exons ATGCATACCTTGCTGCTTCCATTACCTCAG ATACAAACCCTCCCCCAAAAATGTATTACTTCTCTAG AGCGGAGCTGGCTTGCATTTGACTGCTCAACacctgggaaaaagaaatattttgttgcatCTGTCCCTCTGGATTTGGATCAGTTGCTTTTATGTGTTGCAAT TCCCTTCAGATTGTCATCGAGTTGCCCTCAATTTGAGCTGAAGAGAGGTCTGGTCCCTATACTGCAGCCGGAGACACAGAGATCGGGTTTCCAGAACGCCAGCAATCCCCAGCTTGCCGCAAAGTCAGATGGAGACGAGTGGCCACGGAGACcactcaggaagaaaaaggaaataaagaagagtGACAGTTTGCAGGGGAAGAGTCATGTGAAATATCAGCAGAGCAGCATCAGTGGCGGCACGGAGGGAAAAGCCCCGCTACAGAAGTGCCCCCGGATCGTCACACGCCAATGTCCGCGACCTCATGAGCAGCAGCAACTCAGGTTAAGCGTGTGCTTTGCAGATGGACAAAGCCCAGTCTGTgtacagttgttttttgtttttttttttttccttgtggctGTAAAATTCAGAGGTGGGAGAGAAACCTGGGCTGTATCATAG